The window AAAAACGTCACCGATATCCCTATCGCGCCGTCTGCTCACGACCTCTTGGTTTCGTTTGGGTACCAAGTATTCCTTCTTGACACTCGACTTGCTGCCGCGCAGCTCCTCTGCCTTTTTGTCTAATTCAGGCCGAAGGAGATGCGTAAATATCCAAGCATCATTGAGATAGCGAAAGAGTTGAATGTGCTTGTCGTAGATCTTTCTGGAAACCGGATGCTTGCGCGTCACTTTGGTTATCATCGTCCATAATTGGATAGCTGGAAAGGAAGAGACCAAAAAACGCGCCAGCTTAGCATGCTCCCGCAACAGTTGTAGTCCCCTTTCGGCGGTAGAAGGCCCGCGCTGCCGCGCTATTTGAGGCCTTCTCGAGGTCGGCGACAGGCCGATCCCTTTTTTCCTTAAAGCTTGTCCAAGTTCTGCTGACGCCATTTGACGGCCGGCAGATTGGATGGCGCCAGGCACTCCTAGGAGATCCCAATCCGGTTGCCGCGTTCGAAGGACACGAGGAGTTTTCGGTGAGCTTCAGGCATCTTGCCGACGATCTCATTAACGAGTTTCTTGTGCGCGGCGAACCCCGGCAGAGGCTCCGCTTATCGACGCAGAGACTCTGTTCAGACAATCGGGCCCAGCTCTCTGGATCGCAATTCTAAGCCCGACAATAAGAATGCGCGGTCATCTTGATTTCGTTACCCGCCGGAGCATAACCGAGAGAAGGAGAGACATCCTTGAATCGCTCGCTCTTGGTGGTCGATGTTTCCTAAAGCTCGGGAATCTTGATATTCGAGCGATAAACTTTCCATCATCTGGTCGCGGTGCAGCTCGTCAATGTCACACTCTTCCCACTCCTAACCAGCCGCATGCACCCTCTCTCCTTCCCATGGACAATGCGTCGTCGTCCCAGCTAAGTCAGTAGACCATGCTTGGCGGATTTGCACCGCACCGGCGGATCGAGCGCCCAGCAGCTGGTCCTTTCGAAGCTATCGAAGGCGATGACGTGCCCACCAAGCCCTGGCGCCAACGGGATGGGGTTGGGGTTGAATCGATTTGGGATTCCCAAATCAGTCCGTTTCTGATTCACCATGCCGGCCGGACGGAGGCCAGCATGGATGGGCAAGCCTTATTCTCTGGATCTTCGCAAGCGCGTGGTGGCGGCGATTGAGGGCGGCGTGTCCCGCAATCAGGCAGCCAAGCAGTTTGGGGTCGAGATCAGCACGGCAATCGGTTGGATGCAGCGGGTCGAGGAGACCGGCAGCGTTGCTGCCGGGCCAGATGGGCGGTCACAAGCCAAGGCGGTTTCGGGAGACCACGCGGTCTGGCTGTCGCACCGGATCAAGGACAGCGATTTCACCATACGGGGGCTCGTTGCCGAGCTTGCCGGACGCGGCGTGACATGTCACCGGCTTCGATCTCGATGGCCCCTTCCCGCGTCACCTGATCGATACCAATGGCGCGCATGGCGTCGCCAGCCGTTTCAAGCTCGTGGTCGACATCGTCGATCGCGAGAAGCCGAAGATACGTCTACCCGCACTGATCATTCAGCGCGTCACAGCCGGGCTTTATTACGATCATGTCGGCGGCGACTCAAAGATCTGGCGAGAAATAGGCTCGCGTTTCGAAAGCTACTGTATCGAGCTAATAAGCAAAGCACTACCAGGAACGCAGCCCAGCGGCTCCTTCAAGTACAAATTTCGAAGAGCAATCGATTCGCCCGATATCTTTCTTCGCGATGAGAGCGGCGCTGCGAAGCTCGCTATCGAGTGCAAAGCCAAAAAGAGGTCGATCATTGCGAAATTTTCCGAGAAACCGCTCGACGATGCAAGAGAGGCGTTTTCCGAAATAATTAAAGGCGTGGTGCAAATCTGGCGCTTCCATTCGCATTGTCGCCGATCAAGCGAGATCAAGGTGATCGCGCACGACGCCGCGGGCATTGTCTTGACTCTCGATCCTTGGCTCCGGATATCCAACCACCTGGATCGACTGATGCAAGAAGCGCACGCGCTCGCCGGACGGATTGACCCGGACATTATCGATGAGGATCGCAAGCCCATTCTGTTCTGCTCAATCCAGGACCTCGAAAGCACGCTTGCCATCGCCTCAGAGGCATCATTTTTTTGAAGCGGTGGCCGCAACCGCCTGTAAGCTCGAGTTCAAAGGTTGGAGCCTCCTCAACGTGCACCAGAGAATTTCGACGGCGGAGCGGCAAAATGTATATCCCTTCGGAGACAGAATTGCGAACATCCTGCCCGCATGGAAGCTCTTAAGGATGGCGAGGACCGCAGGTAGCCCTCACGTCGGAGTCATCGCATACGGGTTGACTTCATGAGAACTGGGGAGGTTTGGGAGCGAACTAATCAAAAAGGTCGGTATCGACCGTATACGTTACCAAGGCGCAGGCTCATCGCATGCCTGCTAACATTGTATCTAGCCGCTAAGCGCTCTACAGCTGCGTCATTGTCCAGGGCCTGTATTGCGTCATCCGCGTCCAGGAATTCATTCGGCATCAGAATTGATGCTGCGAAAAAATTCGCTTCGATTTCCTCAACATCAGTCGCCTGCGAAGATTCATGAGAGCGGTAATTGACTCGGTAGTCGCGATCATAGTGAGATGAAATGCCAAGATGCAGCAGATAGTGCCCGAACTCGTGGGCTATCGTGAACCTTTGACGCACGAGAGGATGGTTTATGTTCACGCCTATTGTTGCAGTAGCTCCCGAACGCACCAGCAATCCGGAAACATCGCCTAGATCTCCATACTTTATTTCTATCCCCGTTTTTCTAACCAGCTTTTGAATCGCGACGGCGGGTTTCGAGATGTGGTGCTCCAGCAAGAGCGCAGAGACGAGCCTCTCAATCTTCGCGTAGCGCGCGCGCTGAACTGTCATCGTCGTCGCCTCTGAGCGGACGGCTCCTCCAAACGATCCAGAAGGGCTTTTATTGTATCCGGCACGGGCTCGCCTTCCTGCGCTATTGCCGCCAGAGTTGTACTCGGTAGCAAGGAGCCTGGACTAACTCTGAGCACTCTTGGCCCGTCGCGGGGTCGCTCCGCGCACCATTCTCAAGCGGAATGGGGTGCTGATCTTGGAAGCGGACTGGCCGATCCAAGGCCAGTCCGAAACGATGCAGCTGAGGATCGGCTATTCCCCGCTTCACCCCTTCTTCCGGCCTGCCGTTGCTGCGCCGGGCGAAAAGTTCGAGCGGCACCAAAATCCCCTTACCCGCGAGTTGTGCCTGCTCACCCAAGAAGCCGGGCAATGGGATTCGAACCAGCTTGTGGCGGACTTCATACAGGAACGCCTGGACCAACTTCTACGTACTCTCGCCGCAAGAAACGAAGGTCGTTGGGAAGATGCAGCTAAGCTCGAGGAGCAATTTGCCGACCCTTTGATGCCATACTTCGCAGGCTTGGCCGAAGATGACTCGATTATTCTTATTGATGGACAAGCCCCGCTACCCTCCGCACGGCATGGTCTGATGGAGATCGTCTATGTCGTTCGTGGAAGTTGGCGAAATCCCAGTGCCTTCGAAGGCGTCCTGCGACAGCTGAAGGACTTCCAGGGCGCCGCGCTGGGTAAACGGTTCGGATTGCCAAATGAGCCGGAAGACGCTCAGGTTGTTACCGCTCGGTGGGTGAAATTGACGCCGCCTCCTATCACGGATCCGTCAGAATTACTGCGCTTAGCTGAGGAAGAACTTGCGCGGCATGCGGTGCTGCAACCACGCAGTGTCCAGAAGCTAAATGAGGCGGCGCAAGGGCCTTTTTCGATCACTGGGATCGCGTTCGCGGACCAAGCCGAGTACAGTTCGCAGAAAGATGGGGCTGGATGGTTATTTCTCGCAACCAGGCAAAGGCCAACTGGCGAACAGGAAACAAAACTGGTCCTTGGAGAACGCGCGGGCAAAGATGACCTCTTCTCAAGGCTTCCCGTGGCAAGGTCTCTGCTCGGAAAGAAAGCTCTTGTCGTCGGCTGCGGCGCAATCGGTAGTTTCGCTGGTCTCGAACTTGCTCGCGCGTGCGTTGGCGAAATAGATTTTTTTGACTTCGACATTGTTCAACCTGGCAATAGCCTGCGTTGGCCCTTGGGCCGACCCGTTTGGGGAACCTCGAAGGCGATCGCTCTCGCAAACTTCGTCGTCGCAAACTACCCATGGACGAAGGCAAGTGCCATCAGCGGCAGACTGGGCTCGGCAGAAACCAATCCGGAGCGCGTCCCGCACGACCTGAAAGGTAATGTGCTCGCGCCGATATTCGACGCCATGCGCGCAGCCGATGTGGTTGTCGACGCTTCGGCGTCGACCGAAGTGCAGCTAGCATTATCTCACTATTGCCGGCAGTTTCGCGTACCATATCTTATGGGCTACGCGACTCTAGGGGTAGCCGGCGGCGTAGTCGCGCGCTTCCTTCCAGATTCGGACGGCTGCTATGTGTGCCTCCAGGAGCACTGGAAGGATAAGCTCACAATTCCTGAACCTCGCGAAGACAGTGCAGGCGTCGTGATCCCGGTCGGCTGCAACGCCTCAACGTTTACCGGCGGCGGTTTCGATCTGCAGGAGATTTCACTGGAAATCGTGCGCGCCGCCGTCGAGCTGCTTTCGGGGGGAGATTGCCATCCTGGGAAATGGGAGATCGCCATACTAACACTCAAGGACGAGGCAGGAGCGCGCATACTGCCCCGCTGGGATGAATACCAGTGCCCACCACATCCCAAATGCCCACGATGCGGCGAGGCGTTTCGGTGAGCGTCTGGCTGTCCTCGCGGGTGATGCAGTGTATGAGCAGTTACGCCCTAGATTTGTCGCCGCTCGAGAACGGCGGAATCCTCCTCGGCTGGCGCTCAGGCGAGGACGTCACCATCGTGGACTTACGCGGCCCTGGACCTCAAGCGCTCCATGCCCGGCATTGTTTCATTCCAGACCACTCGTGGCAGGACGCAGAAATCAATCGTGCCTTTGAGGCAAGCGGCGGCGATCTTGATTATCTCGGCGATTGGCATTCGCATCCAGACAGCGTAGCCGAAATGAGCAAGCTGGATTCGGCCACGCTCCTCCGAATAGCTCGGAAAGTGAGCGCACCTCTCATGCTAATCGTCGCAGGCAGCGGAACGGACTGGTCAGCGCGATGTTGGAAGGGGCACACTGCCCGTTCTTTTCTTCGGCGACGCCTGGTCGCAACACCGCAGAAGCTTACCGTTTTCGATCCACCTGCGCGATGGCCCGGCCCGATAATAACCTGAACCGAGGCAGATTTCTTTGGCCTTCAACTCCGGACACATCTCGAAGGGTTCGTACATCATTCGACCCCGGCGATCCGGCGTATCATCTGTGTGTCTCCGCATACCAGTAACGGTACCTGGGGCAGCGAGAGCGCGTTTCCTCGCCGCCAATGTATCCAGAATTCGACGTACTTCTTGCCCAAACCCTCGAGAGCTATCCCATCCTTGTAAAGCGCTTGGACCCGCAGTTCTTTCTCATCGTTGGGCTTGAGCATGAACGCCCTGAATGCGGCCTTCCCGAGCTGGCCCCGCGCAATGCTCTCGATCTCCGGTCCGCCAGGAAGTACACGCCCTTGCGTTCCGTTGCGAAAGTGATCACCACGTCATAGTTAGTCGTGTTCTTGATGCGTACTAGAACCACGTTGTTCCCGAACGAGTTTTGAGTCGTTAGGGAGCCTACCGGTCCCCCCTTATAGAAGCGGTCCCCGAACGACGCTAAGCCGCCCAGCAACCCGACGACGCCGCCCACCATGCCGATGATGGCGGGCCACCCTGCAGGGTCTGCCATTCATCCCTCTCCCATATCAGACCGAGAAGTTATATCGGATTTCCACAAGCGGCCACTATCCCAAAAGATCCGCTGGCGTGATCTTCATGAGCGCGGCCGTGCGGCCCGACCATCGAGGTTAAAACGCGATATCATAGTAGGCGCGCTTCTCCATGGGATCTTGACTCGGCCAGAACGGCCAAGGCTCCCACGCGCCCCCGTCTTTTCTCAGACATCGCGTCTTGACTCGAACGCTCGATAGATCGCGCGAGATTTCGAGAACATTATACAAGCGGGGCGTTGACTCCGGTCGACCCCGGCTAACCGCCCCAAACGAGCCCGCCCCGACCATATGAATGCTGGTGGCGGGATGGAGATATCCGACTAGATCTGCTCTGTCCTCGTGAACGTGCCCGTGCAAGCCAAGTCGAACGCCGGCTTGTTGCAATTGCCCAAGGAACGCATCTCGCTCGATCTTCTCTGAGCCGGTCGCCGGATGGTGCCACACGCCGATGCGCAATACGTCAGCTGCCGAAAATTGGTCCTTTCGAAGCAGCGCATCAGCTTCCCAAATTCCGTTCGCCAGGGCGCCGGCGTTTATACTGGAGCGCGCCGGGAAGTGCTCGTCGAGCTCCCAATTCGAATTCAACGTGATAAACTGCAGACGATCTTCGGGGAAGTAAAAGTTCAGCGCTTGACGTTCTGGCTGTAGGGGATACGGCACCTGTAGCAGCGTGTGATAAAAATCCTCGGAAAATGCACGAAGTCGGTCGGGATAGCGGTCGTTTCTGATGAGGTAACCATTGCCTTGCTGGATACAATTGTCCGATTTCATCGCTTCGGCGCTCATCTTCCTCTTCGGCGTCCACTCATAGACGTCGACGTCCCAGTTGATGTCATGATTTCCGGGGACAACGATACATCGCTCCGCATTCAGCCCGAATTCCGAAATGATGCCCGAAACGAGCTTGCGAGCCGTCTCATATTCGCTCTGATGGGCTCGGTCTGAAATATCCCCGGAGAGGACAAGGTAATCGAGCTTCTCAACTGCAAGTCCACCGCGTTTGTCCCGCAAATCTGCGCAAAGCGGCCCCAGCAGTTCGTCCACCTTGGAATGGGCCGAGATATGCAAATCGCTCAGGTGCAATATTCGAAGTGGCGCAGCCGAATCGACCTTTACGTTCTTTGAAATATTGCGCTTGGCACGCGCTACAGCATCGTCCTTCTTCCTTCTGATCTCGGACCGCAGTGCCCATGTGCTCTTTTCAATCGCCGGATCGCGAAGGCGTGCCTGCTTCGCACCTTCGCTAATCCTCACGCGGCGATCGCAGACCGGACATCCGATGTCTCCATGACCTTCCGCAATACGCTGCCGGATCGTTTCTTCAGAAAACTGGTGATTACATGTGCAAGTCACCTCTACGTGCTCGTAAATGTCGACGCCATGGCGGGCTAGATGCGACTCGACGACACTTATGAATAGATCGCGCGCAGCGTCCGACGCATCCTCACTTGCGTAAACGTCGAGGTGGGCGAAGCCACGTTGCCTGGACACTTTCTTCAGACCAACCGTGCCCTGTCCAGACTTTGTAAACTCGGCCCGATTATCCCATAGCCGCACCGCACCAAATTGCTCGCTGATCGTGATCGCGGAGACCAAAGACGAGTAGATGTTGTCAATGGCTCCAGAGAAGTCGTAGTAGAGCGAAACTGCGTGAGATAGCTCTCCCCTTTCATCGCCCTGGCCAGACACGAAGAGAGACGGAAATACCAGGAGCCCCTCATGTTCGAAACAGATGCCGTGCTCGATCAAGAGCTGCACGACGCACTCGAGAACGACGCGCTCCTGAAGTCTCGAGACACGGTCTTCGGTTGCGATGCCAGGAAATTTCATTTCATCTGACATCAGAGTTTTTTCTTGTATGGCGGGCACTCCGCGGAGATTGTTCTTCGCTGCGACGACAATCGAACCTGCGTAGATTTCGATATGAGCCACATTGAGGACTAGAGCCTGTTCGTCGGACGACAGGCGGGTCACGGCGATGGTCCCTTGAAGAGCGAGTTGAGCGACGACCGTCCCTACAGCAGAAGACTCAAAAGAAGCGCCTTCAAGCTTGCTTACTCTTCGCTCCAGATCTTTTCGGAGAAGGACTATTTCGCCCCGAGAACGTGCAGCCTCGATCTCGTCTCGAACAGTTTGGAACAGGCGCGGTCGCGTCGTTCTACCGAGCTTGCCCCAATCAAGTTCAGCCGCGACTGCTTTGGCCAGTTCTGCGATTCCCCTACCGGTCTTTGAGCTGGTCGGATAGTATCCGGTGAACTCATGCTCGTTGACGAGCTTGTCTATCCCCCGCACGTCCACCAGGTCATTGTCCGCATCCAGTTTCGTGCCGACTAGAAATTTCGCTGAGCTCTTGCCGACAAGTTGCTTGTCAAGTCGTTTCGCCCACCCTTCGGCCTCTTCGAGCGCAGTGCGTCCGCGCGTGGGGTCGAGCAAGACAAGCGCCAGTGTTGTATCGTGCAGGAATAATTGATGAATGAGGCGGTACTCGTCCTGCCCACCCATATCCCACAGGACCACCTCACGCTTCTGGTCAACTGGCACGGAAGCCGTAGGATCGAGTCGCGCCGGTTCGACTGGCCAGAATTTCATCCCGTGGGTCGTACCCGTCTCTTCGTATTTTCCTTCCGCGAGCCTGAAAGCCAAGCAGGATTTACCCACATTACTCTCACCGACGAGCGCAACCTTCGCACTGCAATATTGTACGATCTGCTCCTTTGCGATGCGATCGAGCAGCGATTGCGTGTCGATTGTAGCGAGCTCTAGCAACCGCCGCTCGTCATTGGGAATAGCAATGCGATTGCGCCCACTATCAACAGCGATATTGCCGTAAACGGTCTTGCTGCTCGGAATTGTACCTAAACAAGCCCCGCTTTGGACCGACCACCATCGAATAGTTCCGTCCTGCGAGTCTGAAACGATGACTTCCTCGCCCACCGCAAAGTGTACAGACCAAACCCAGCCGGTATGTCCCTCGAGGACCAAGCGCTCGGGCCCCCGGTCAACGATCACATTTCCATTCTTCCAACCAGTCGCCAGCCGCCCGCTGGAAGAGACTGCTGCGCACAATGGGGCATTTCTGCCCTCATCACCCGCACCGGCAACTGAGGTCTCCTGGAAAGCCGGGACGACACTAAAATTTCCGTCGGCACAACACACACCCAAGAGCTCTTCGTCGAGCCACACGACCGCGTTGACTTGGTCGCTGAACTTTGTCGTTCCCAACACTTCCGCTGGTAGCCCAGAACGCCAGACAACGAGCCGGCCGTCCTCTCCCGCCGATGCGATGTGACGTCCACTGTCAGAATAGGCGACGCTCCAAGACCTGCCGGCGTGGGTCGAGTATCGACGAACATCATTTTCATCATCTATTGCTGAAATGACGATGTCTTCGGGGCTTGCCGCGTAGACAATGTGGCTGTCATTTTTCGACCAAGAGAGCGACTGCACCGAATCGCCCGCCTCGATCTTCCGGATAAGTTTCCCCGAAGCGGCGTAAATCTCAATCGAACCGGTTTGGGTGCCGATGGCTAAAAGTTCTCCAGAGCGAGACCACTCGCAGCAGTTTACGACAGTGTGGCGTAGCGAAATGCTCCGATAGACCCTGATTGGTGAGAACATCGTCCAGCTCTCCGCTTGTAAATCTGCTGCGTGCGCAGCAACCAAATATTCGGGCTCGCCGCGCTCGTTTGTTCGCACTGAACGCGGCCGCACCTGCTAGCACTCTTACTGGCCACCACAAACACGTCCGCAAACGGCCAGAGAGCCATTCAGTATGGATACATCCAATAAGTTGTGTTGGAATCGTCGGGCATCGATCGCAAGGTCGGGGTCCGCTGCGGGGGGTTAATATGCGTCGAGGAAGAGATGATCCGACCTATGTCATCGAGAACCGCGCGGCTGGTTGAGTATGTACTGTGATTTAGAGCAAACATTTCGCTCCCCACGGCAGATACATCGATCGTTTCAATACCAGGGACCAGGGTTGGCCCGCTGTTGGTCACGAACCCCATTCGCGACTTGGACTGCGCTTTCTTCATGGAGGCTAGCAATGCCAGATCCGTCGAGGAGGCATATAGAGTCACCGCCCCTGCGGCTGCCTTGATCTGGCTAGCCCGCTGCAGATAGAGATCGCGATCCACGTCCGGG is drawn from Bradyrhizobium diazoefficiens and contains these coding sequences:
- a CDS encoding ImmA/IrrE family metallo-endopeptidase, which encodes MTVQRARYAKIERLVSALLLEHHISKPAVAIQKLVRKTGIEIKYGDLGDVSGLLVRSGATATIGVNINHPLVRQRFTIAHEFGHYLLHLGISSHYDRDYRVNYRSHESSQATDVEEIEANFFAASILMPNEFLDADDAIQALDNDAAVERLAARYNVSRHAMSLRLGNVYGRYRPF
- a CDS encoding Mov34/MPN/PAD-1 family protein yields the protein MQCMSSYALDLSPLENGGILLGWRSGEDVTIVDLRGPGPQALHARHCFIPDHSWQDAEINRAFEASGGDLDYLGDWHSHPDSVAEMSKLDSATLLRIARKVSAPLMLIVAGSGTDWSARCWKGHTARSFLRRRLVATPQKLTVFDPPARWPGPIIT
- a CDS encoding ThiF family adenylyltransferase; the protein is MLILEADWPIQGQSETMQLRIGYSPLHPFFRPAVAAPGEKFERHQNPLTRELCLLTQEAGQWDSNQLVADFIQERLDQLLRTLAARNEGRWEDAAKLEEQFADPLMPYFAGLAEDDSIILIDGQAPLPSARHGLMEIVYVVRGSWRNPSAFEGVLRQLKDFQGAALGKRFGLPNEPEDAQVVTARWVKLTPPPITDPSELLRLAEEELARHAVLQPRSVQKLNEAAQGPFSITGIAFADQAEYSSQKDGAGWLFLATRQRPTGEQETKLVLGERAGKDDLFSRLPVARSLLGKKALVVGCGAIGSFAGLELARACVGEIDFFDFDIVQPGNSLRWPLGRPVWGTSKAIALANFVVANYPWTKASAISGRLGSAETNPERVPHDLKGNVLAPIFDAMRAADVVVDASASTEVQLALSHYCRQFRVPYLMGYATLGVAGGVVARFLPDSDGCYVCLQEHWKDKLTIPEPREDSAGVVIPVGCNASTFTGGGFDLQEISLEIVRAAVELLSGGDCHPGKWEIAILTLKDEAGARILPRWDEYQCPPHPKCPRCGEAFR
- a CDS encoding metallophosphoesterase, which codes for MFSPIRVYRSISLRHTVVNCCEWSRSGELLAIGTQTGSIEIYAASGKLIRKIEAGDSVQSLSWSKNDSHIVYAASPEDIVISAIDDENDVRRYSTHAGRSWSVAYSDSGRHIASAGEDGRLVVWRSGLPAEVLGTTKFSDQVNAVVWLDEELLGVCCADGNFSVVPAFQETSVAGAGDEGRNAPLCAAVSSSGRLATGWKNGNVIVDRGPERLVLEGHTGWVWSVHFAVGEEVIVSDSQDGTIRWWSVQSGACLGTIPSSKTVYGNIAVDSGRNRIAIPNDERRLLELATIDTQSLLDRIAKEQIVQYCSAKVALVGESNVGKSCLAFRLAEGKYEETGTTHGMKFWPVEPARLDPTASVPVDQKREVVLWDMGGQDEYRLIHQLFLHDTTLALVLLDPTRGRTALEEAEGWAKRLDKQLVGKSSAKFLVGTKLDADNDLVDVRGIDKLVNEHEFTGYYPTSSKTGRGIAELAKAVAAELDWGKLGRTTRPRLFQTVRDEIEAARSRGEIVLLRKDLERRVSKLEGASFESSAVGTVVAQLALQGTIAVTRLSSDEQALVLNVAHIEIYAGSIVVAAKNNLRGVPAIQEKTLMSDEMKFPGIATEDRVSRLQERVVLECVVQLLIEHGICFEHEGLLVFPSLFVSGQGDERGELSHAVSLYYDFSGAIDNIYSSLVSAITISEQFGAVRLWDNRAEFTKSGQGTVGLKKVSRQRGFAHLDVYASEDASDAARDLFISVVESHLARHGVDIYEHVEVTCTCNHQFSEETIRQRIAEGHGDIGCPVCDRRVRISEGAKQARLRDPAIEKSTWALRSEIRRKKDDAVARAKRNISKNVKVDSAAPLRILHLSDLHISAHSKVDELLGPLCADLRDKRGGLAVEKLDYLVLSGDISDRAHQSEYETARKLVSGIISEFGLNAERCIVVPGNHDINWDVDVYEWTPKRKMSAEAMKSDNCIQQGNGYLIRNDRYPDRLRAFSEDFYHTLLQVPYPLQPERQALNFYFPEDRLQFITLNSNWELDEHFPARSSINAGALANGIWEADALLRKDQFSAADVLRIGVWHHPATGSEKIERDAFLGQLQQAGVRLGLHGHVHEDRADLVGYLHPATSIHMVGAGSFGAVSRGRPESTPRLYNVLEISRDLSSVRVKTRCLRKDGGAWEPWPFWPSQDPMEKRAYYDIAF